A genomic segment from Glycine soja cultivar W05 chromosome 18, ASM419377v2, whole genome shotgun sequence encodes:
- the LOC114396229 gene encoding serine/arginine-rich splicing factor SR45a-like translates to MSYSRRSRYSPSPSPSPSPYKRYGRSVSRSLSMSRSRSRSRSLSRDAENPGNNLYVTGLSPRITKRELEKHFAAEGKVIDVHLVVDPWTRESRGFGFVTMETLEEAERCVKYLNRSVLEGRVITVEKAKRRRGRTPTPGRYLGLRTIRARRSSPSYSPRRSPSYSPFRRSYSRSPYSSDRSRSRSYSPDYQRRRSYSPYHSRRRSYSPFYSRYRSYSRYDRHRSYSRSRSPYSRSPVSMHDRSYSPYEIRYDSPDAHSYRRHRYRSVSRSASPDDRYYGRHRYRSVSRSASPRPRRRSRRSYSRSATPVSKRSNSRNVSPRSRRSHSRSSKRSGKCEKRYSRSSSVNASSRSVSRSNTPRSTSPST, encoded by the exons ATGTCGTATTCAAGGAGATCTAG GtattctccttctccttctccttctccttctccataCAAGCGATACGGTAGGTCTGTGTCCAGGTCTCTCTCAATGTCAAGATCCAGAAGCCGTTCAAG GAGTTTATCAAGAGATGCAGAAAATCCAGGAAACAATTTGTATGTGACAGGATTGTCTCCTAGGATTACCAAGAGAGAACTGGAGAAACATTTTGCTGCTGAAGGAAAA GTGATAGATGTCCATCTGGTAGTTGATCCTTGGACAAGGGAATCCCGTGGGTTTGGCTTTGTGACAATGGAGACTCTTGAGGAGGCTGAACGATGTGTAAAGTATCTGAATCGCTCTGTACTTGAAGGGCGTGTCATCACGGTGGAGAAG GCTAAAAGACGACGTGGTCGAACCCCAACGCCAGGGAGGTATCTAGGACTGAGAACTATTCGTG CTCGACGTAGCTCTCCAAGTTACTCTCCTCGTCGCTCTCCTAGCTATTCTCCCTTCAGAAGAAGCTACAGTCGCTCTCCCTATTCTTCAGACCGAAGTAGGAGTCGTTCTTACTCTCCTGACTATCAGAGGAGGAGGTCTTACTCTCCATATCACTCCAGGCGGAGGTCTTACTCTCCATTCTATAGCCGGTACAGGTCCTATTCTCGATATGATCGACACAGGTCATATTCTCGATCTCGCTCTCCGTATAGCAGGTCACCTGTCAGCATGCATGACAGATCATACTCTCCCTATGAAATACGATATGACTCGCCGGATGCGCACTCCTACAGAAGGCACCGTTACCGATCTGTTTCACGAAGTGCCTCGCCTGATGATCGTTATTATGGAAGGCACCGTTACAGGTCTGTTTCTCGGAGTGCCTCACCCAGGCCAAGGAGAAGGTCAAGGAGGAGCTACTCACGGAGTGCTACACCTGTTTCAAAGAGAAGCAACTCACGAAATGTGTCCCCCAGGTCAAGGAGGAGCCATTCAAGAAGCTCTAAGAGGAGTGGCAAATGTGAGAAACGCTACTCAAGAAGCTCGAGTGTGAATGCAAGTTCAAGATCAGTATCGAGGTCAAATACTCCAAGGTCTACCTCTCCTTCAACTTGA